A genomic region of Enterococcus sp. 12C11_DIV0727 contains the following coding sequences:
- a CDS encoding PTS mannose/fructose/sorbose transporter subunit IIC — protein MSIITIILVILVAFLAGMEGILDEFQFHQPLVACTLIGLVTGNLEAGIVLGGTLQMIALGWANIGAAVAPDAALASVASAIILVLGGQGVKGVPSAIAIAVPLAVAGLFLTMIVRTLAVPIVHMMDAAAEKGDIRKIEMLHILAVCMQGIRIAIPAAALLFIPAETVQSALESMPAWLTEGMAIGGGMVVAVGYALVINMMATKEVWPFFIIGFVVAAISQLTLIALGALGVALALIYLNLSKMGGSSNGNGNGGGGNTGDPLGDILNDY, from the coding sequence ATGTCTATTATAACAATTATTTTAGTAATTTTAGTTGCCTTTCTAGCTGGTATGGAAGGAATTCTAGATGAATTCCAATTTCACCAACCGTTAGTGGCGTGTACCTTGATCGGTTTAGTAACAGGTAACTTGGAAGCCGGGATCGTTCTTGGCGGAACTTTGCAAATGATCGCACTTGGTTGGGCGAACATCGGAGCCGCAGTAGCACCGGATGCGGCCTTAGCATCTGTTGCATCAGCAATTATTTTAGTATTAGGCGGACAAGGTGTTAAAGGTGTTCCTTCAGCAATCGCGATTGCTGTACCTCTTGCAGTAGCTGGTCTTTTCTTAACAATGATCGTTCGTACACTTGCTGTACCGATCGTGCACATGATGGATGCGGCCGCTGAAAAAGGCGATATCAGAAAAATTGAAATGTTACACATTTTAGCAGTATGTATGCAAGGGATTCGTATTGCGATTCCAGCAGCAGCTCTTTTATTCATTCCAGCAGAAACCGTTCAATCAGCATTAGAATCAATGCCAGCATGGTTGACAGAAGGTATGGCTATCGGTGGTGGTATGGTTGTGGCTGTAGGTTATGCATTAGTAATCAACATGATGGCAACCAAAGAAGTATGGCCATTCTTTATCATTGGTTTCGTTGTAGCGGCAATTTCTCAATTAACATTGATCGCACTTGGAGCCTTAGGCGTAGCGTTAGCATTGATCTACTTGAACCTTTCAAAAATGGGTGGTTCTTCAAATGGCAACGGCAACGGCGGCGGAGGCAATACTGGTGATCCGCTGGGCGATATCTTAAACGACTATTAA
- a CDS encoding PadR family transcriptional regulator: MDATQMLKGLLEGCILKIIQKKTVYGYEMITLLSEYGLNMVSEGSIYPVLLKLQKQHLIVGEMRPSTDGPKRKYYSLTPAGETYLLQFEKQWSLISTGVNHIMENEG; encoded by the coding sequence TTGGATGCAACGCAAATGCTAAAAGGATTACTTGAGGGCTGCATCTTAAAAATCATTCAAAAAAAGACCGTTTACGGCTACGAAATGATCACTCTTTTATCAGAGTACGGTTTAAATATGGTCAGTGAAGGAAGTATTTATCCAGTCTTACTAAAACTACAAAAACAACACTTGATCGTTGGGGAAATGCGCCCCTCAACTGATGGACCCAAACGAAAATATTATTCTTTAACACCAGCTGGGGAAACCTATCTTCTTCAATTTGAAAAGCAATGGTCACTGATTTCAACAGGAGTAAATCACATTATGGAAAATGAGGGCTGA
- a CDS encoding HNH endonuclease, translating to MNYHRFKLPGAYCPKCSRKVELLFSEETSALPQFYICFKCKTIGQFGLGELSANEFPAFSTERKKEIKEIIEEIPDKYKYKAQGSQLRLEEKSDTYTRRWLSLYEYEKAFGEELGFETIDFREDKRLCKWCNQPLEGRRRSFCSDGCSRNYGKATFFKRGISTLPYRIASRDRFYCRITGEDLAITNRFGVRIPASNQQLEIHHLIFVSNGGSDHETNLLTVSKQVHKEYHKGEINTVQAVEKIKAEQLLRHSDKMYTKK from the coding sequence ATGAACTACCACCGTTTTAAACTACCAGGAGCCTACTGCCCGAAATGTTCAAGGAAAGTCGAATTACTTTTTTCAGAAGAAACTTCAGCATTACCACAGTTTTATATCTGTTTTAAATGTAAAACCATTGGACAATTCGGTTTAGGTGAATTATCTGCTAATGAATTTCCAGCTTTTTCTACTGAAAGAAAAAAAGAAATCAAAGAAATTATTGAAGAAATTCCAGATAAATATAAGTATAAAGCGCAGGGGAGTCAACTGCGTCTTGAAGAGAAATCAGATACCTACACAAGACGTTGGCTTAGTCTTTATGAATATGAAAAAGCCTTTGGTGAAGAGCTAGGGTTTGAAACGATTGATTTTAGAGAAGATAAGCGTTTGTGTAAATGGTGTAATCAACCATTAGAAGGTCGACGCAGATCATTTTGTTCGGATGGTTGTAGCCGAAACTACGGTAAAGCGACATTTTTCAAGCGGGGAATTTCCACATTACCATATAGGATTGCTAGTAGAGATCGATTTTACTGTCGGATAACAGGGGAAGATTTGGCGATCACAAATCGTTTTGGTGTCAGAATTCCCGCTAGTAATCAGCAATTAGAAATCCACCACTTGATTTTTGTATCTAACGGCGGTAGTGATCATGAAACGAATCTTTTAACTGTCTCTAAACAAGTTCATAAAGAGTATCACAAAGGTGAAATAAACACAGTTCAGGCAGTTGAAAAAATCAAAGCGGAGCAATTGCTACGACATAGCGATAAAATGTATACAAAAAAATAG
- a CDS encoding sigma-54-dependent transcriptional regulator, with protein sequence MKRIERIYLYVKEQTENLTPSDVSLGGGVTTGEVSETLDIQRTNASKDLNQLVREGLLEKTDGRPVKYVDKAIFKYQPLSKPVMSYREDSLVNGQNTTAEELHKPTKKFAGDDIFKGMIGSTGSMRTPVEQAKAAILYPPKGLNCLITGPTGSGKTYFAHAMFQFALLNHVIDPDKKLVVFNCADYAHNPELLMSHLFGYAEGAFTGATKAKEGIIHEADGSILFLDEVHRLPPEGQEMVFYFMDHGTYSRLGETVKNRHADVRIVCATTENPTSSLLNTFVRRIPIIIQLPNFIDRPAKEKIDLLRVMISMEASRIQRKISLSEDVVKALIGSVSYGNVGQLKSNVQLVTARGFLNHIDQDELAITIDELTDSIKDGMMQLASNRETLAELSKYLEPQMIVAPNEPLVTIQSDSYELPYNLYEIIGDKAALLKADGLEQEVINNFITTDINVHLKSFYKDHGFTFDTENKLAEIVDQRIIDVTKEIYNFAKQKLNYNFQSNFIYAMSLHISSFLKRIQNGEERQHQLNENIRNMVLDYPVEFETAQEIKRIIEINYQMKIPEFETYYLAVLLISLRENKDAGRIGIVVAAHGKSTATSMVQVVSQLLNVDNLRAVDMPLEMQPKEALRQIVNVVKEVNEDSGVILLVDMGSLATFSDEITRQTGIDVRTVDMVTTPIVLETARKTTLIDTQLDTLYDSLKNFQGYAEIHQERELDPLAPWKKRVIIAICASGEGTAKRMKEMIEAAVLPQLDLELEVLPLSIIDMQEQLVAIQEEYRVIAATGITDPKIAAPFIPMETFFSGEAESVINQLLMDSEIYVEAQEMDESVARKICMDYMEESFTFINPKKIINPLWEFADIIRTKLDLQLDYSFYVNLVMHLAGMLERVLQHDTLSLTQEELDQITSEPSYDVVMKAALYLKQLFQLELPMEEIYYIIQLIKNTQLNQIENTEDTLGAIHQGDTLF encoded by the coding sequence TTGAAGCGTATTGAACGAATTTACCTTTATGTAAAAGAACAGACTGAAAATTTAACACCTAGTGATGTTTCTTTAGGCGGCGGAGTAACGACAGGAGAAGTTTCAGAAACTTTAGATATCCAAAGAACTAATGCCAGCAAAGACTTGAATCAGCTTGTTCGAGAAGGGTTATTAGAGAAAACGGACGGGCGTCCAGTTAAATATGTCGATAAAGCGATTTTTAAATATCAGCCGTTGTCTAAACCTGTCATGAGTTATCGGGAAGATAGTTTAGTAAATGGTCAAAATACTACCGCAGAAGAGCTACATAAGCCAACGAAGAAATTTGCTGGAGATGATATTTTTAAAGGAATGATCGGCTCAACAGGAAGTATGCGAACGCCTGTTGAACAAGCGAAAGCAGCTATTCTCTATCCGCCAAAAGGGTTAAATTGTTTAATTACCGGACCAACGGGATCAGGTAAAACCTATTTTGCCCATGCGATGTTTCAATTTGCGCTATTGAATCATGTGATCGATCCAGATAAAAAATTAGTTGTTTTTAACTGTGCTGATTATGCTCATAATCCTGAATTATTGATGTCTCACCTTTTTGGTTATGCTGAAGGCGCATTTACAGGTGCGACGAAGGCCAAAGAAGGGATCATTCATGAAGCAGACGGGAGTATTTTGTTTCTTGATGAAGTTCACCGTTTACCACCAGAAGGTCAGGAGATGGTCTTTTATTTTATGGATCATGGCACCTATTCAAGACTTGGTGAAACAGTCAAAAATCGTCATGCAGATGTACGGATCGTTTGTGCCACGACTGAAAATCCAACCTCATCTTTATTAAACACTTTTGTCCGAAGAATTCCGATTATTATTCAGTTACCAAATTTTATCGATCGTCCGGCAAAAGAGAAAATTGATTTGCTAAGAGTCATGATTTCAATGGAAGCTTCACGCATCCAGCGTAAAATTTCCTTATCCGAGGATGTAGTCAAAGCGTTGATCGGCAGTGTGTCTTATGGAAATGTTGGTCAGTTGAAATCGAATGTTCAGTTAGTAACAGCTAGAGGGTTTTTAAATCATATTGACCAAGATGAACTAGCAATCACGATCGATGAGCTGACAGACAGTATTAAAGATGGCATGATGCAACTGGCAAGTAATCGGGAAACCTTAGCTGAGCTCTCTAAGTATTTAGAACCGCAAATGATTGTAGCACCAAATGAACCACTAGTTACGATTCAGTCAGATTCCTATGAATTACCGTATAATTTATACGAAATCATTGGAGATAAAGCAGCCTTATTAAAAGCGGATGGTTTAGAGCAAGAAGTGATCAATAACTTTATTACGACAGATATCAATGTCCATTTAAAATCCTTCTATAAAGATCATGGTTTTACTTTTGATACGGAGAACAAACTAGCAGAAATCGTAGATCAACGGATTATTGACGTTACCAAAGAAATTTATAATTTCGCTAAACAAAAACTAAATTATAATTTTCAGTCAAATTTTATTTATGCGATGAGCTTACACATTAGTTCGTTTTTAAAACGAATCCAAAATGGCGAAGAGCGTCAGCATCAATTAAATGAAAATATCAGAAATATGGTGTTGGATTATCCAGTAGAATTTGAAACAGCCCAAGAAATCAAAAGAATCATTGAAATCAATTACCAAATGAAGATCCCAGAATTTGAAACCTATTATTTAGCAGTTCTCTTGATTTCACTGAGGGAAAACAAAGATGCAGGACGAATTGGGATCGTGGTTGCAGCACATGGAAAAAGTACCGCGACAAGTATGGTGCAAGTTGTATCACAATTGTTGAATGTTGATAACTTAAGGGCAGTTGACATGCCTTTAGAAATGCAGCCCAAAGAAGCGCTGCGTCAAATTGTCAATGTAGTGAAAGAAGTCAATGAAGACAGCGGTGTGATTCTTTTAGTCGATATGGGCTCACTTGCTACTTTTTCAGATGAAATCACACGGCAAACAGGCATCGACGTTCGTACGGTGGATATGGTCACGACCCCAATCGTTTTAGAAACTGCAAGAAAAACAACATTGATCGATACACAGTTAGACACACTATATGATTCATTGAAAAACTTCCAAGGTTATGCGGAGATCCACCAAGAAAGAGAGCTGGATCCGTTAGCCCCTTGGAAAAAACGCGTGATCATTGCGATCTGTGCTTCTGGTGAGGGGACAGCCAAACGGATGAAAGAAATGATCGAAGCCGCTGTGCTACCACAGTTAGACCTAGAATTAGAAGTATTACCGTTGTCTATTATAGATATGCAAGAGCAACTTGTTGCGATTCAAGAAGAATATCGCGTTATTGCGGCAACAGGAATCACTGATCCTAAAATCGCTGCACCGTTTATCCCAATGGAAACATTTTTCTCAGGTGAAGCTGAATCTGTGATCAATCAGTTATTGATGGATAGTGAGATTTATGTGGAAGCTCAAGAAATGGACGAATCAGTTGCCCGAAAAATCTGTATGGATTATATGGAAGAAAGTTTTACTTTTATCAATCCTAAAAAAATCATCAATCCATTATGGGAGTTTGCAGATATCATTCGAACAAAATTGGATTTGCAGTTGGATTATTCCTTTTATGTGAATTTAGTCATGCATTTAGCTGGAATGCTCGAAAGAGTGCTACAGCATGATACATTATCACTTACTCAAGAAGAATTAGATCAAATTACATCTGAGCCTAGCTATGACGTGGTGATGAAAGCGGCACTATATCTTAAACAACTATTCCAATTAGAATTACCAATGGAAGAAATTTATTATATTATTCAACTGATTAAAAATACACAGTTGAATCAAATAGAAAATACAGAAGATACACTAGGGGCGATACACCAAGGAGATACACTGTTTTAG
- a CDS encoding mannose/fructose/sorbose PTS transporter subunit IIA produces MVGIIIASHGEFAQGILQSGSMIFGEQEKVQAVVLMPSEGPDDLKAKLKAAIATFDEEDEVLFLVDLWGGTPFNQANSLFEEHKDKWAIVSGLNLPMLIEAYASRFSMNSAQEIATHILETAKEGVRIKPEELEPAEAPKAAVEDTQPKGALPEGTVVGDGKIKFVLARVDSRLLHGQVATAWTKSVLPNRIIVVSDAVSKDDLRKKLIEQAAPPGVKANVIPISKMIEISKDPRFGNTKALLLFENPEDVVKVVEAGVDIKEVNVGSMAHSVGKVVVSKVLSMGQEDVEAFEKLEDLGVKFDVRKVPNDSSANMDEILKKAKHELAEAKSK; encoded by the coding sequence ATGGTAGGAATTATTATTGCTAGCCATGGGGAGTTTGCTCAAGGCATTTTACAATCCGGTTCCATGATTTTTGGCGAACAGGAAAAAGTACAAGCAGTTGTATTGATGCCTAGCGAAGGCCCAGATGATTTAAAAGCCAAATTAAAAGCAGCAATCGCAACGTTTGATGAAGAAGATGAAGTATTGTTCTTAGTCGATTTATGGGGAGGAACACCGTTTAACCAAGCAAACAGTCTGTTTGAAGAACATAAAGACAAATGGGCGATTGTCAGCGGTTTGAACTTGCCAATGTTGATTGAAGCATATGCGTCTCGTTTTTCAATGAATTCTGCTCAAGAAATCGCAACACATATTCTTGAAACAGCTAAAGAAGGCGTAAGAATCAAACCTGAAGAGTTAGAACCTGCTGAAGCACCAAAAGCTGCTGTGGAAGATACTCAGCCAAAAGGTGCATTGCCTGAAGGTACAGTAGTAGGCGATGGCAAAATCAAATTTGTTTTAGCACGTGTCGATTCTCGTTTGTTACATGGACAAGTAGCGACAGCTTGGACAAAATCGGTTTTACCAAACCGCATTATTGTTGTTTCAGATGCTGTTTCTAAAGACGATCTTCGTAAAAAATTGATTGAACAAGCGGCTCCTCCAGGAGTAAAAGCCAATGTTATTCCAATCAGTAAAATGATTGAAATTTCAAAAGACCCACGTTTTGGGAATACAAAAGCATTATTGCTGTTTGAAAACCCAGAAGATGTGGTAAAAGTAGTTGAAGCAGGTGTAGATATCAAAGAAGTAAATGTTGGTTCTATGGCACATTCAGTCGGTAAAGTCGTAGTAAGTAAAGTATTATCAATGGGACAAGAAGATGTTGAAGCTTTTGAAAAATTGGAAGATTTAGGCGTTAAGTTTGACGTTCGTAAAGTTCCAAATGATTCTAGCGCTAACATGGATGAAATCCTGAAAAAAGCAAAACATGAGTTAGCAGAAGCAAAATCAAAATAA
- the dhaS gene encoding dihydroxyacetone kinase transcriptional activator DhaS — MIGSLITKKKIAKIFKKLVGQIGFEKVTIAKIMQESHMRRQTFYDYFQDKYELVDWIFQQEAIEKIEDNLAYEAWQTIVENLFIYFEENQLFYRRILQFEGQNSFQEYYTQHLKALINQVLVVKNRSEGELKESDRLFLEEFYANAFVSLTSKWIIGGCQVDSHRFAEQMKIAFLMGFEEKQ, encoded by the coding sequence ATGATAGGATCATTGATTACGAAAAAGAAAATAGCGAAGATCTTTAAAAAACTTGTTGGTCAAATTGGATTTGAAAAAGTAACGATCGCAAAAATCATGCAGGAAAGCCACATGCGGCGTCAAACTTTTTATGACTATTTTCAAGACAAGTATGAATTGGTGGACTGGATTTTCCAGCAAGAGGCAATTGAAAAAATTGAAGATAACCTTGCTTATGAGGCGTGGCAGACTATAGTAGAGAATCTTTTTATCTATTTTGAGGAAAATCAGCTTTTTTATCGAAGGATTCTACAATTTGAAGGTCAAAATTCATTTCAAGAATATTATACACAGCATTTAAAAGCATTGATCAACCAAGTTCTGGTGGTTAAAAACAGATCTGAAGGAGAGCTTAAGGAATCGGACCGTTTGTTTTTGGAAGAGTTTTATGCAAATGCCTTTGTTTCATTAACGAGCAAATGGATCATTGGAGGATGTCAGGTTGATTCACATCGATTTGCGGAGCAGATGAAAATTGCCTTTTTAATGGGATTTGAAGAAAAACAATGA
- a CDS encoding PTS system mannose/fructose/sorbose family transporter subunit IID: MAEKIKLTKKDRLAVAWRSTFIQGSWNYERMQNGGWAFSMIPAIKKLYKTKEDRSSALKRHLEFFNTHPYIASPILGVTLALEEERANGAPVDDVAIQGVKIGMMGPLAGVGDPVFWFTIRPMLGALGASLAIGGNILGPIIFFLAWNIIRWSFMWYTQEFGYKAGSKITEDLSGGLLQDVTKGASILGMFVLAALVQRWVSIKFIPIVSTVKLDKGAYVEWDKLPINGEGLQKAFEEVGSGKALSAMKVTTLQNNLDQLIPGLAALLLTFFCMWLLKKKVSPIVIILGLFVVGVAGHVIGLL; this comes from the coding sequence ATGGCAGAAAAAATTAAATTAACGAAAAAAGATCGTTTAGCCGTTGCATGGCGCTCTACATTTATCCAAGGTTCTTGGAACTATGAACGTATGCAAAATGGTGGTTGGGCATTCTCAATGATCCCAGCGATCAAAAAATTATATAAAACAAAAGAAGATCGTTCATCTGCACTAAAACGTCACTTAGAGTTCTTTAACACTCACCCATATATTGCTTCACCAATTCTAGGTGTAACGTTAGCGCTAGAAGAAGAACGTGCCAATGGCGCACCTGTTGATGACGTAGCGATTCAAGGTGTTAAAATTGGGATGATGGGACCTTTAGCAGGTGTCGGTGATCCAGTATTCTGGTTTACGATCCGTCCAATGTTAGGTGCCTTAGGTGCTTCCCTTGCAATTGGCGGAAACATTCTTGGACCAATCATTTTCTTCTTAGCTTGGAATATTATCCGTTGGTCATTTATGTGGTATACACAAGAATTCGGTTATAAAGCAGGTTCTAAAATCACAGAAGACCTTTCAGGCGGTTTACTACAAGACGTCACTAAAGGAGCTTCGATCCTCGGGATGTTCGTACTGGCAGCCTTGGTACAGCGGTGGGTATCGATCAAGTTTATTCCAATCGTTTCTACAGTTAAGTTAGATAAAGGTGCATATGTTGAATGGGACAAACTACCCATCAATGGCGAAGGTCTACAAAAAGCATTTGAAGAAGTTGGCTCAGGTAAAGCTCTTTCTGCAATGAAAGTCACAACATTGCAAAACAACTTGGATCAATTGATTCCTGGACTAGCAGCGTTACTACTTACATTCTTCTGTATGTGGTTATTGAAGAAAAAAGTATCACCAATTGTTATTATTCTTGGCTTATTCGTAGTCGGCGTAGCTGGCCACGTAATCGGATTATTATAA
- a CDS encoding TMEM175 family protein: MSKSRLEAFTDAVIAIVMTILVLELHQPTTDTLAGLAGIERKLFIYVVSFVMLAIYWNNHHHMFQLVHKIDGRVLWANNFFIFTLTLVPFATAWVGDFIDSLIPQLTYGIMTLLANISYLILTRELIRVNGSDSTLGELFQRYNKSYVSIFLNILGLVLGWLIHPYFVLILNIGVLIMWIIPDRRIENQYKE, translated from the coding sequence ATGTCAAAATCAAGACTAGAGGCTTTTACAGATGCAGTTATCGCAATCGTGATGACCATTTTAGTTTTAGAATTGCATCAGCCAACAACAGATACTTTAGCTGGTTTAGCGGGAATAGAACGAAAATTATTTATTTATGTAGTGAGTTTTGTGATGCTAGCAATCTACTGGAACAATCACCATCATATGTTTCAGTTAGTTCATAAAATAGATGGACGTGTATTATGGGCGAATAACTTTTTCATTTTTACACTGACACTAGTGCCATTTGCTACTGCCTGGGTCGGTGACTTTATAGATAGTTTGATTCCACAGCTGACATACGGCATAATGACACTATTAGCGAATATTTCATATTTGATCTTGACTCGAGAGTTGATTCGGGTAAATGGCAGTGACTCTACCCTTGGTGAACTGTTCCAACGTTATAACAAATCTTACGTAAGCATTTTTTTGAATATCTTAGGTTTGGTATTAGGTTGGCTGATTCATCCTTATTTTGTATTGATTTTAAATATCGGTGTGTTGATTATGTGGATCATTCCAGATAGACGAATTGAAAATCAGTACAAAGAATAA
- a CDS encoding DUF5105 domain-containing protein: MKKLGLVFLSAVAIISLAACGGTGSAKKSGDDSKTEKKAAKSKIASITIDEGEYVLPKEEEAEDGEGFLALKVTIKNETDKSLDMSATDIMLYDEDDSKIESLSLYLDESKTPLLAYEKISGKKSKTGYVVFPVEKKAKYKLHFEPRIYEVEKEPKPIILDVNASEYKDHSEDAEKAVTAFVDEVFLATENEDYNKLVANDRDASVKNFDENFNKAIKKKFYDYKVTDEEGLALAKVFREDNAKIATVNYELASYFPDVAEVTVNVEGLSFKEMKDEMEAVNKEYYESHRDQEYDERSKAAQKAELDKLPEIFKNTKPVSIDSYGDGFKVIIKKKEDKWEIQTKGSINYFDNLEQAFRGDMSK; this comes from the coding sequence ATGAAAAAGTTAGGATTAGTATTTTTATCAGCAGTTGCTATTATCTCATTAGCAGCATGTGGAGGAACTGGATCTGCTAAAAAAAGTGGAGACGATAGTAAGACAGAGAAAAAAGCTGCAAAATCTAAAATCGCATCTATTACGATCGATGAAGGAGAATATGTACTTCCAAAAGAAGAAGAAGCCGAAGATGGGGAAGGCTTTCTTGCATTAAAAGTAACAATCAAAAATGAAACAGATAAAAGCCTAGATATGAGTGCAACGGATATTATGCTTTACGATGAAGATGATAGTAAGATCGAGTCACTAAGTCTTTATCTAGACGAAAGTAAAACACCACTTCTTGCTTATGAAAAAATTTCTGGGAAGAAAAGTAAAACTGGTTATGTAGTATTTCCAGTAGAGAAAAAAGCAAAATACAAATTACACTTTGAACCAAGAATTTATGAAGTAGAAAAAGAACCAAAACCGATTATTCTTGATGTGAATGCTTCTGAGTATAAAGATCACAGTGAAGATGCAGAAAAAGCTGTAACTGCATTTGTGGATGAAGTTTTCTTGGCAACTGAAAATGAAGATTACAATAAACTTGTAGCTAACGATCGTGATGCTTCCGTCAAAAATTTTGATGAAAACTTTAATAAAGCAATCAAGAAAAAATTCTACGACTATAAAGTAACCGATGAAGAAGGCTTAGCATTGGCAAAAGTCTTTAGAGAAGACAATGCCAAAATCGCAACAGTCAATTATGAGCTTGCTTCTTATTTCCCAGATGTAGCTGAAGTAACAGTGAACGTGGAAGGATTATCATTTAAAGAAATGAAAGATGAGATGGAAGCTGTAAATAAAGAATATTATGAATCTCATAGAGATCAAGAATATGATGAGAGAAGTAAAGCTGCTCAAAAAGCAGAACTTGATAAACTTCCTGAAATCTTCAAAAACACCAAACCTGTAAGTATTGATAGTTATGGTGATGGTTTTAAAGTAATCATCAAGAAAAAAGAAGATAAATGGGAAATTCAAACGAAGGGTTCAATCAATTATTTTGATAACCTTGAGCAAGCCTTCCGTGGAGATATGAGTAAATAA
- a CDS encoding DUF956 family protein → MVQSLNTQVDFITDATAFTGLTDYGKIMIGDKGFEFYNSRDSRKFVQIPWEEVDYVIASVMFKGKWIPRYAIQTKKNGTFTFSSKQPKKVLREIQEYVAPDHMVQSLGFFDVIKRAFRSIGKKK, encoded by the coding sequence ATGGTTCAATCACTGAATACACAAGTAGATTTCATAACAGATGCCACCGCTTTTACTGGCCTTACAGATTATGGAAAAATTATGATCGGCGACAAAGGCTTTGAATTTTACAATTCACGTGATAGCCGTAAATTTGTCCAAATTCCATGGGAAGAAGTTGATTATGTGATTGCTTCAGTCATGTTTAAAGGAAAATGGATTCCACGTTATGCGATCCAAACCAAGAAAAATGGCACATTTACGTTCTCTTCTAAACAGCCTAAAAAAGTACTTAGAGAAATACAGGAGTATGTAGCACCAGATCATATGGTGCAGTCTTTAGGATTTTTCGATGTAATCAAACGAGCTTTTCGCTCAATTGGCAAGAAAAAATAA
- a CDS encoding HdeD family acid-resistance protein: MNETSRKGIDWGSLILGILFVLTALLSFQDPAGNLIAIVLVFAIFAILKGIFEIFARNRLKELTGYKAYAPIILGVIDVIIGVYFLFNLNIGVAALPFIFAIWFIFDSVFGLFTLDLAKAVSPGYFWFTLIVDILGIILGIMLLMNPLSSALTLSFLVGFYFMLFGITHIVYAFR, encoded by the coding sequence ATGAATGAAACAAGTAGAAAAGGAATAGACTGGGGTTCTTTGATTCTAGGAATTCTGTTTGTTTTAACAGCGTTATTATCATTTCAAGATCCAGCTGGAAACTTGATTGCTATCGTGTTGGTTTTCGCTATATTTGCGATTTTAAAAGGAATTTTTGAAATTTTCGCTCGTAACAGATTAAAAGAATTAACTGGCTACAAAGCCTATGCACCAATTATTTTAGGTGTGATCGATGTTATTATCGGGGTGTACTTTTTATTTAATTTAAATATCGGTGTTGCAGCTTTACCATTTATTTTTGCAATTTGGTTTATTTTTGATTCTGTATTTGGTTTATTTACGTTAGATTTGGCCAAAGCAGTTAGTCCTGGCTATTTCTGGTTCACTTTAATTGTTGATATTTTGGGCATCATTTTAGGGATCATGCTATTGATGAACCCATTATCTTCAGCACTAACATTAAGTTTTCTAGTTGGATTTTATTTTATGCTTTTTGGTATCACGCATATCGTTTACGCATTTAGATAA
- a CDS encoding mannose/fructose/sorbose PTS transporter subunit IIB, giving the protein MMDIRLVRIDDRLIHGQVATVWTKSTNVNRILVISDAVAHDTLRKALLVQAAPPGVKVNVITVDKMIEAFADARFDNLKVMLLFTIPEDVKRVVEGNVVFNSVNIGGMSFTSGKRMITNAVAVNKEDIAAFKYLHDQGIKLEIRKVVADNQVDMMELLKKEQLV; this is encoded by the coding sequence ATGATGGATATTCGTTTAGTGCGGATCGATGATCGTTTGATCCACGGACAAGTAGCGACTGTCTGGACTAAAAGCACCAATGTAAACCGAATCTTAGTCATTAGTGATGCCGTTGCTCATGATACGCTGAGAAAAGCGTTATTAGTACAAGCGGCTCCACCCGGTGTAAAAGTAAATGTTATTACGGTCGATAAAATGATCGAGGCTTTTGCAGATGCGCGTTTTGATAATTTAAAAGTAATGCTGTTGTTCACAATTCCTGAAGATGTCAAACGTGTAGTTGAAGGGAATGTAGTCTTTAACTCTGTCAATATTGGTGGTATGAGTTTTACAAGTGGAAAACGAATGATCACAAATGCTGTTGCGGTCAATAAAGAAGATATCGCAGCATTTAAGTATTTGCATGATCAAGGGATTAAATTGGAAATCCGCAAAGTCGTTGCAGATAACCAAGTGGATATGATGGAATTGCTGAAAAAAGAACAGTTAGTATGA